One Bradyrhizobium sp. ISRA464 genomic window carries:
- a CDS encoding MFS transporter has translation MTTCDIGRPSDTSRSEPRPWRMWSAAWVVTAVFVLSNPATPLYVYWQRTIGFSSGTLSVIFAAYILGLLATLSLAGQLSDRYGRRPVLMPGLAAAMLACVLFATATTVGALLVARFLSGVAVGAVVSAGMASVVDQGGPNRRRLASLIASVAMVLGAGLGPLFAGSVAVQLAEPVVLIFTTELIVLACTGLLVLALPQKRLDRNPGDGWRLRVPSVPHANRRQVAFGVAIFGPGITATSFVLSLGPSLLSKLLHVTSPLVAGGTACAMFLTATGVQFALRRLPIRTIMLIGAAATVMSMISIAIAVDASLAGLLILAALLAGAGQGLGQLGGLSLIGLHVPAERRAEANAVMNFGGYILAGLLPVLMGYLIDFAGLATGAAIFAAALGLVAAAGAWFVQIHLRE, from the coding sequence ATGACTACATGCGATATCGGGCGTCCTTCAGACACATCACGCAGCGAACCACGCCCCTGGCGCATGTGGAGCGCGGCCTGGGTCGTCACAGCGGTGTTCGTACTGTCGAATCCAGCAACGCCGCTCTACGTCTATTGGCAGAGGACGATCGGGTTCTCTTCCGGCACACTGTCCGTGATCTTTGCGGCATACATCCTGGGCCTGCTGGCGACACTGTCGCTCGCCGGCCAGCTCTCTGACCGCTACGGCCGACGGCCCGTTTTGATGCCCGGCTTGGCTGCCGCGATGCTCGCATGTGTGCTGTTCGCGACCGCGACGACGGTCGGCGCCCTGCTCGTCGCCCGCTTCCTGTCGGGCGTCGCGGTCGGCGCCGTGGTGTCGGCAGGCATGGCCTCCGTCGTAGATCAGGGCGGCCCTAACCGTCGCCGGCTGGCATCACTGATCGCGTCAGTCGCCATGGTGCTCGGCGCCGGGCTTGGTCCTTTGTTTGCGGGTTCGGTTGCAGTTCAGCTTGCGGAGCCTGTCGTATTGATCTTTACCACCGAGCTAATCGTGCTGGCGTGCACCGGCCTTCTGGTGCTTGCACTGCCGCAAAAGCGGCTCGATCGCAACCCCGGCGATGGCTGGCGGCTGCGCGTGCCGAGCGTTCCGCATGCTAATCGCCGGCAGGTCGCATTCGGCGTTGCGATCTTCGGCCCCGGCATCACAGCTACTTCCTTCGTATTGTCGCTCGGACCATCGCTGCTTTCAAAGCTGCTCCATGTCACCAGCCCTCTTGTCGCGGGAGGAACGGCCTGCGCCATGTTCTTGACGGCAACAGGCGTTCAGTTCGCGCTCAGGCGGCTTCCCATTCGAACGATCATGCTGATCGGTGCGGCCGCCACCGTCATGTCCATGATCAGCATCGCGATTGCGGTCGACGCATCGCTGGCGGGTCTGTTGATCCTCGCCGCCTTGCTCGCTGGCGCGGGCCAGGGTCTTGGCCAGCTCGGCGGACTTTCGTTGATCGGTCTGCACGTTCCGGCGGAGCGCCGCGCAGAAGCCAATGCGGTCATGAACTTTGGCGGATACATCCTAGCCGGACTACTTCCCGTGCTGATGGGCTATCTGATCGACTTTGCAGGGCTCGCCACCGGCGCAGCTATCTTTGCCGCCGCGCTTGGCCTTGTCGCTGCGGCGGGTGCGTGGTTCGTCCAAATTCACCTCAGGGAGTAG
- a CDS encoding amidase family protein has translation MTATQDPSHPSAVARLEVALAQIHSPEAKNVFTAVFADSARWEAEAADRRAGAGALRGPLDGRIVSVKALFDVAGTVTSSGSAVLRRRPPAAKDAEVVKRLRAAGAMVIGKTQMTEFAFSALGTNPHDGMPANPRDRARVPGGSSSGAVVSVIGGMADIAIGSDTGGSIRIPAALSGAVGFKPTSGFVPTTGVFSLSSSLDTIGPIAANVEDCFLADQVLSGEVAPSRLRPASPGTFRLNIARGRLFDRCEPEVLAAFENAMERLRSGGLQIKDGSIEAALDDLAHIDKIGTFPSVELGATLRSLGLSELDGIDPRTRARIEAGAGILGTDYVRMVRLRQAAIRSFEQSFGNNEVFVVPTTPIRAPSTSSVAEDTAFHELNGLVLRNPRVANVLDCPAVSLPLPVDGLPVGLMLIGRRNGDRRLLEIASCIEGTLRPA, from the coding sequence ATGACAGCAACACAGGATCCATCGCACCCTTCGGCCGTCGCACGGCTGGAGGTGGCACTCGCGCAGATCCATTCGCCGGAAGCAAAGAACGTCTTCACGGCCGTCTTTGCGGACAGCGCCCGCTGGGAGGCTGAAGCTGCGGATCGTCGCGCCGGTGCCGGAGCACTTCGTGGTCCGCTCGATGGCCGCATCGTTTCGGTGAAGGCGTTGTTCGACGTCGCCGGGACCGTCACCAGCTCCGGCTCGGCTGTCCTGCGCCGGCGGCCGCCGGCCGCTAAAGACGCCGAGGTCGTGAAACGGTTGCGGGCTGCGGGTGCCATGGTCATCGGCAAGACGCAGATGACCGAGTTCGCCTTCTCCGCGCTCGGTACAAACCCGCACGACGGGATGCCGGCCAATCCTCGAGATCGCGCCCGCGTTCCGGGAGGCTCTTCATCGGGGGCTGTCGTGTCCGTGATTGGCGGTATGGCCGATATCGCCATTGGCAGCGATACCGGAGGTTCGATCCGAATCCCCGCCGCACTGTCGGGCGCGGTCGGTTTCAAGCCAACTAGCGGTTTCGTGCCGACCACAGGCGTGTTCTCCCTCTCGTCGAGTCTCGACACGATCGGTCCGATCGCCGCGAACGTCGAGGATTGTTTCTTGGCCGATCAGGTGCTTTCAGGTGAAGTCGCGCCGTCGCGGTTGCGGCCAGCATCTCCCGGCACGTTCCGCCTGAACATTGCGCGTGGGCGCTTGTTTGATCGTTGCGAGCCCGAGGTGCTCGCTGCGTTTGAGAACGCCATGGAGCGGCTGCGATCAGGTGGTTTGCAGATCAAGGACGGATCCATTGAGGCTGCTCTGGATGATCTCGCACACATCGACAAGATCGGCACATTCCCATCGGTCGAGCTCGGCGCAACCTTGCGCAGTTTGGGGCTCTCGGAGCTGGACGGGATCGATCCTCGGACGCGCGCACGCATCGAAGCCGGGGCCGGCATTCTCGGCACGGATTATGTGCGCATGGTGCGGCTCCGGCAAGCCGCGATCCGGTCCTTCGAGCAGTCCTTCGGCAACAATGAGGTGTTCGTCGTGCCGACGACACCAATCCGTGCGCCGTCGACCTCTTCCGTTGCGGAGGATACGGCATTCCATGAACTCAATGGCCTCGTACTGCGCAATCCACGCGTCGCTAACGTGCTCGATTGTCCAGCCGTCTCCTTGCCGCTGCCCGTCGACGGCCTTCCAGTAGGGCTGATGCTTATTGGTCGCAGGAATGGGGATAGGCGTTTGCTCGAGATTGCATCCTGCATCGAAGGAACCCTGCGTCCGGCGTAA
- a CDS encoding ATP-binding cassette domain-containing protein — protein MLRLDKVSVSIEGVRVLRGVSCEIIARKTTVLIGRNGAGKTTTLRAIMGLIALDEGSVRLDADDLGSRPAHTRARAGIGYAPEDRRLIPELSVEENIRLPALALKLDRAEIARRLDEIYHLLPELHVMRSRPAGGVSGGQGKMVALGRALTVARKVLLLDEPFQGLAPALALDYARTLGELRKHRPELAMLVTESSPALLDRIADRTLQIERGEILTTSTTNREFHVAAI, from the coding sequence ATGCTCAGGCTCGACAAGGTCAGCGTCTCGATCGAGGGCGTTCGTGTGCTGCGCGGCGTCAGTTGCGAGATCATCGCGCGCAAGACGACGGTGTTGATCGGGCGCAACGGCGCCGGCAAGACCACGACATTGCGTGCAATCATGGGCCTCATCGCGCTTGACGAGGGCTCGGTCCGCCTCGATGCCGACGATCTCGGCAGCAGGCCTGCCCACACCCGCGCCCGCGCCGGCATTGGCTATGCGCCGGAGGACCGGCGCCTGATTCCGGAGCTGAGCGTGGAGGAGAACATCCGCCTCCCGGCTCTGGCGCTGAAGCTCGACCGTGCCGAGATCGCGCGCAGGCTCGACGAGATCTACCACTTGCTGCCCGAATTGCACGTGATGCGGTCACGGCCGGCCGGCGGCGTTTCGGGAGGGCAGGGCAAGATGGTCGCGCTGGGGCGCGCGCTGACGGTGGCACGTAAGGTGCTGCTGCTCGACGAACCCTTCCAGGGTCTGGCGCCGGCCCTCGCGCTCGACTATGCGCGGACGCTCGGCGAATTGCGCAAGCACCGGCCCGAGCTTGCCATGCTGGTCACCGAATCTTCGCCCGCGCTGCTCGACCGCATCGCCGACCGGACGCTGCAGATCGAGCGCGGCGAAATCCTGACCACATCGACCACGAATAGGGAATTCCATGTTGCTGCAATTTGA
- a CDS encoding helix-turn-helix domain-containing protein produces MDDLPEPLPEPAAKEMRLEAIMGALSDPIRLTIVRKLLLESEAYDHTCGWFGFDRPKSSLTHHFKALREAGLIRQRQYGLERRSRLRMEELNRCFPGLLDLVRNWDERKPGGASQKASAKKSGGTKRS; encoded by the coding sequence GTGGATGATCTTCCCGAGCCTTTGCCGGAGCCGGCCGCCAAGGAGATGCGGCTGGAGGCAATCATGGGCGCGCTCTCCGATCCGATCCGTCTGACGATCGTGCGCAAGCTTCTGCTGGAATCGGAGGCATATGATCACACGTGCGGCTGGTTCGGCTTCGACAGGCCAAAGTCCTCGCTGACACATCATTTCAAGGCGCTGCGCGAAGCCGGCCTGATCCGGCAGCGTCAATACGGTCTCGAACGGCGCAGCCGTCTGCGCATGGAAGAGCTGAACCGGTGTTTTCCCGGCCTTCTTGATCTGGTTCGAAACTGGGATGAGCGGAAGCCCGGCGGGGCCAGTCAGAAGGCCAGCGCGAAGAAAAGTGGCGGGACAAAGCGGTCCTAG
- a CDS encoding MFS transporter produces MDITAAIAANDATTMTRNERRVIFAASLGSVFEIYDFFLIGLLATEITKAFFSGVNPTAGFIFTLLGFAAGFLLRPFGALVFGRAGDLIGRKYTFLVTIVLMGLSTLSIGLLPTYANIGIAAPVLFITMRMLQGLALGGEFGGAMIYVAEHAPADRRGAWTAWIILTAALGFLLAVGVIIPLRFVLSEPDFAAWGWRIPFLVSVLLLAVSLWIRLKLDETPEFRRMKEEGRASKAPIGETFGEWRYLKLVLIALFGIVPGQAVIWYTGQFYSLFFLTKVLKIDGTTANQLVIAATVVTAPLYILFGALSDRIGRKPVYLTGYLLGAVLIIPLFHGLAHFGNPDLDKAQRENPIVVVADPARCSVQFNPSGAARFTSSCDVVRAAVARLGLNYQSSPASPGAVALVKIGDDVVQGFDALGDQAASREKEFNAALAATLKKRGYVLDQVDPASINKPGIILVLVLLLSLGTMTFAPSCTALIELFPSRIRYTAMSFPYHLGAAWFGGFLPATTFAINAATGDIYAGLLYPSIVAGVAFVIALVLAKETKGIDISGA; encoded by the coding sequence ATGGATATTACGGCAGCCATCGCGGCCAACGATGCGACAACCATGACGCGGAACGAAAGGCGCGTCATCTTCGCTGCATCGCTCGGAAGCGTGTTCGAGATCTACGATTTCTTTCTGATCGGCTTGCTCGCCACGGAAATCACCAAGGCGTTCTTCTCCGGCGTCAATCCGACCGCCGGCTTCATTTTCACCTTGCTCGGCTTTGCCGCAGGCTTCCTTCTCAGGCCTTTCGGCGCGCTCGTGTTCGGACGTGCCGGCGATCTGATCGGACGAAAGTACACGTTTCTCGTGACGATCGTCTTGATGGGGCTGTCGACCCTTTCCATCGGCCTGTTGCCGACCTACGCCAATATCGGCATTGCGGCACCCGTTCTCTTCATCACGATGCGCATGCTTCAGGGGCTTGCGCTGGGCGGCGAGTTCGGCGGCGCAATGATCTATGTCGCGGAGCACGCTCCCGCCGATCGGCGCGGCGCGTGGACCGCGTGGATCATTCTGACCGCGGCACTCGGCTTTCTGCTCGCGGTCGGCGTCATCATTCCGCTCCGCTTCGTCCTGAGCGAACCTGATTTTGCCGCGTGGGGCTGGCGCATTCCATTCCTCGTTTCGGTGTTGTTGCTCGCGGTCTCCCTCTGGATCCGCCTGAAGCTCGATGAGACGCCGGAATTCCGGCGGATGAAGGAGGAGGGCCGCGCGTCCAAGGCGCCGATCGGCGAGACGTTTGGTGAGTGGCGGTACCTGAAGCTCGTGCTGATCGCGCTCTTTGGCATCGTCCCGGGCCAGGCCGTCATCTGGTACACCGGCCAGTTCTATTCGCTGTTCTTCCTGACGAAAGTCCTGAAGATCGACGGGACCACAGCCAATCAGCTCGTCATTGCCGCAACCGTGGTGACGGCGCCGCTCTACATCCTCTTCGGTGCCCTGTCGGATCGCATCGGTCGCAAGCCGGTCTATCTGACCGGCTATCTGCTCGGCGCCGTTCTCATCATTCCGTTGTTTCACGGGCTTGCGCATTTCGGCAATCCGGATCTCGACAAGGCTCAGCGCGAGAATCCGATCGTCGTCGTCGCGGACCCAGCGCGATGTTCGGTGCAATTCAACCCGAGCGGGGCCGCACGCTTCACGTCATCTTGCGACGTCGTCAGAGCAGCCGTTGCCAGGCTCGGCCTCAACTATCAGAGCAGCCCTGCATCGCCTGGCGCGGTAGCCCTGGTCAAAATCGGGGACGACGTCGTCCAGGGCTTCGACGCTTTGGGTGATCAGGCCGCAAGCAGGGAGAAGGAATTCAATGCAGCCTTGGCGGCGACCCTGAAGAAGCGGGGATACGTGCTGGATCAGGTCGATCCGGCCTCGATCAACAAGCCCGGCATCATCCTCGTTCTCGTCCTTCTGCTCAGCCTTGGAACGATGACCTTTGCGCCGAGCTGCACGGCGCTCATCGAGTTGTTTCCGTCACGCATCCGCTACACGGCGATGTCGTTTCCTTATCATCTCGGGGCCGCATGGTTCGGCGGATTCTTGCCCGCGACCACCTTCGCCATCAATGCGGCGACGGGAGATATCTATGCCGGGCTGCTCTATCCCAGCATCGTGGCCGGCGTCGCCTTCGTCATTGCGCTCGTGCTCGCCAAGGAGACGAAGGGGATCGACATCTCCGGGGCGTGA
- a CDS encoding FAD-binding protein: MQTVKNYDFVVVGCGAAGLSAAVTYAEATAGRAVQIAVLERTKKEARGGATQWTGAFLRINESRKLDADWPDRVRRVSGGRSDFEYCRKLEQETPATLRFIEERGVELVFPEFPFAHTFNGEAGVTPPGLPVGGGAAIVSALFNALEKHANVDILYETEAVRLSVSDAGAVDGLIVRGNDGKLKRIGADAVILASGGFEGNVEMLTRYIGARACDLPLIAPGIASNRGDGLRMALELGADTAGQFDMIHAEPIDTRTSRADAVIYTYTGGIFVNGEADRFYDEGRDTWDNTFEHIGYEIWRNQNQKAFWIADAKTMQIPGVEMGMLSDVPPEKADTIEVLAGKLGLDPARLGKTVATFNAAAVPGKFEPGRLDGRSTTGLTPPKSNWAVPLDTPPFYGIPLTAAICFTYGGVRTDLHARVVTPSGNPIPNLYAAGEVTGLFYHEYPPATSVLRSLTFGRIAGAHAAAQAAESKVAVFA; encoded by the coding sequence ATGCAAACAGTCAAGAACTACGATTTCGTCGTCGTCGGCTGCGGGGCCGCGGGCCTCTCGGCCGCCGTCACTTACGCCGAGGCCACGGCCGGACGAGCGGTCCAGATCGCCGTGCTTGAACGCACAAAGAAGGAGGCGCGCGGCGGAGCGACCCAATGGACCGGAGCTTTCTTGCGGATCAACGAAAGTCGCAAGCTCGACGCTGACTGGCCTGATCGGGTTCGTCGCGTTTCCGGCGGGCGTTCGGACTTCGAATACTGCCGCAAGCTCGAACAGGAGACGCCGGCAACCCTCCGTTTCATTGAGGAGAGGGGTGTCGAGCTCGTCTTCCCGGAGTTTCCGTTCGCGCATACCTTCAATGGCGAGGCCGGTGTCACTCCGCCCGGCCTTCCAGTCGGCGGCGGCGCGGCGATCGTCTCAGCGTTGTTCAACGCGCTTGAGAAGCACGCCAATGTCGACATCCTCTATGAAACCGAAGCCGTACGCCTGTCTGTGTCGGATGCGGGCGCCGTCGACGGTCTGATCGTGCGCGGCAATGATGGCAAGCTTAAACGTATCGGAGCGGATGCGGTCATACTGGCGTCCGGCGGCTTCGAAGGCAATGTCGAGATGCTGACGCGGTATATCGGCGCGCGCGCGTGCGACCTGCCGCTCATCGCGCCGGGAATTGCGAGCAATCGGGGTGACGGGCTGAGAATGGCGCTCGAGCTGGGCGCCGATACCGCGGGTCAGTTCGACATGATTCACGCCGAACCCATCGACACGCGCACCAGCAGGGCCGATGCCGTCATCTACACCTACACTGGCGGTATTTTCGTCAACGGCGAGGCAGACCGGTTCTACGACGAGGGGAGAGATACCTGGGACAACACCTTCGAACACATCGGCTACGAGATCTGGCGCAACCAGAACCAGAAGGCCTTCTGGATCGCGGACGCCAAGACGATGCAGATACCCGGCGTCGAGATGGGCATGCTCAGCGATGTTCCCCCCGAGAAGGCCGATACGATCGAAGTGCTGGCCGGCAAGCTGGGGCTCGATCCGGCCAGGCTCGGGAAGACGGTAGCCACGTTTAACGCCGCAGCCGTCCCCGGGAAGTTTGAACCCGGAAGACTGGACGGCCGAAGCACGACCGGTCTTACTCCGCCCAAATCGAACTGGGCGGTGCCGCTCGACACGCCGCCGTTTTACGGCATCCCGCTGACCGCCGCGATCTGCTTCACGTATGGCGGTGTTCGCACTGATCTTCACGCGCGTGTCGTGACCCCGTCGGGCAACCCAATCCCGAATCTCTATGCTGCCGGAGAAGTCACGGGCCTCTTCTACCACGAGTATCCACCGGCGACGTCCGTGCTTCGCTCGTTGACCTTTGGTCGCATCGCCGGCGCTCATGCAGCGGCGCAAGCGGCGGAATCGAAGGTCGCCGTCTTCGCCTGA
- a CDS encoding DUF2848 domain-containing protein, which translates to MLLQFDRLAKDRTDRVGIEIDSLVIAGWAGRDAAAIEHHIEELAALGIPRPSTTPLYYRVAAQTLIQDSRLTVLGPDSSGEVEPVIVATADGLWVGIGSDHTDRKAEASGIALSKQLCGKPVGPQLWSYADVEGHWDELVLRSWATIDGERVLYQQSPVSALRTPRDLIRRYTGTDMLSAGTLMFCGTPGAIGGIRPGSRFEMELNDPVLNRSLTHGYDVDVLPVVT; encoded by the coding sequence ATGTTGCTGCAATTTGACCGCCTCGCAAAGGACCGGACCGACCGTGTCGGGATCGAGATCGACTCCCTTGTCATCGCTGGCTGGGCGGGCAGGGACGCGGCGGCGATCGAGCACCATATCGAGGAGCTGGCCGCGCTCGGCATTCCGCGTCCGTCGACGACGCCGCTCTATTACCGGGTCGCGGCCCAAACCTTGATCCAGGACAGTCGCCTGACCGTCCTTGGGCCCGACAGTTCCGGCGAGGTCGAGCCTGTCATCGTCGCCACGGCCGACGGGCTCTGGGTCGGCATCGGATCCGATCATACTGATCGCAAGGCCGAAGCGTCGGGCATCGCACTCTCGAAGCAGCTGTGCGGCAAGCCGGTCGGCCCACAGCTCTGGTCCTATGCCGATGTTGAGGGGCATTGGGATGAACTGGTCCTTCGTTCGTGGGCGACGATCGACGGGGAACGGGTCCTTTACCAGCAGAGCCCGGTCTCCGCGCTCAGGACGCCGCGCGATCTCATTCGTCGCTACACCGGCACGGACATGCTATCGGCCGGCACGCTGATGTTCTGCGGTACGCCGGGCGCGATCGGCGGCATTCGGCCGGGGTCGCGTTTCGAGATGGAGCTGAACGATCCGGTCCTTAACCGGTCCCTGACCCATGGCTACGACGTCGACGTCCTGCCAGTCGTCACCTGA
- a CDS encoding branched-chain amino acid ABC transporter permease yields the protein MRTIIAAAAVLVLALLPLAAPWLQFVLTLAIAKGFAALGVAVLLRAGLISIGHAMFFAASAYAVAFLARAGINDLGLLLILSVLSGALVGAIAGSFLVRYRAIFFAMLNLAVSMVFYALCAKLYGVTGGTDGMPVPVPAVFGIVLGEPAFASVLFYLSLVLMVLVGLAVQRYLNSPLGHALSAVHTNEIRLEYLGIPVWAVLLIAYVVSAALAGLGGAIASFAIGRVVPDFAFWTASGHLVLIAVLGGIGGVPGAFIGALFLELLHSAAVTVTDSWNLIVGMTLIIVIMFMPQGVYGLFARKEATGL from the coding sequence ATGCGAACGATCATTGCCGCTGCGGCGGTCCTCGTCCTCGCGCTGCTGCCTCTGGCCGCCCCCTGGCTCCAATTCGTCCTGACCCTTGCGATCGCCAAGGGCTTTGCGGCACTGGGTGTCGCCGTGCTGCTCCGGGCCGGGCTGATCTCGATTGGCCATGCCATGTTTTTTGCCGCGAGCGCCTATGCGGTCGCGTTCCTGGCGCGCGCCGGCATCAACGACCTTGGCCTGCTCTTGATCCTGTCGGTGCTGAGCGGGGCGCTCGTTGGCGCCATCGCCGGATCGTTTCTCGTCCGCTATCGCGCGATCTTCTTCGCGATGTTGAACCTCGCTGTCTCCATGGTGTTCTACGCGCTGTGCGCCAAGCTCTACGGTGTCACCGGCGGGACCGACGGCATGCCGGTGCCGGTCCCGGCGGTTTTCGGGATCGTGCTTGGCGAGCCGGCCTTCGCGAGCGTGCTGTTCTATCTCAGCCTGGTGCTGATGGTGCTCGTCGGTCTGGCCGTGCAGCGCTACCTGAACAGCCCGCTCGGTCACGCGCTCTCGGCCGTCCACACCAACGAGATCCGGCTCGAATATCTCGGCATTCCGGTCTGGGCGGTTCTGCTGATCGCCTATGTCGTCTCGGCGGCGCTCGCCGGTCTTGGCGGCGCGATCGCCAGCTTTGCGATCGGTCGCGTGGTCCCAGATTTCGCGTTCTGGACTGCATCCGGCCACCTCGTGCTGATCGCTGTGCTCGGCGGCATCGGTGGCGTGCCGGGCGCGTTCATCGGTGCCCTGTTTTTGGAATTGCTGCACAGCGCGGCAGTCACCGTCACCGATTCCTGGAATTTGATCGTGGGCATGACACTGATCATCGTGATCATGTTCATGCCGCAAGGCGTCTATGGCTTGTTCGCGCGCAAGGAGGCGACGGGCCTATGA
- a CDS encoding D-2-hydroxyacid dehydrogenase family protein, which produces MRVAFLDDFHSAYHETAGVRRLRERADVEILTQPFGEASALRGFDALVATRERTRFTKELFEQLPDVKIIAQTGNHAYHIDLAAAERRGIVIGKATGGFCTAAGELAIGLMISIMRQIPSVDHAVKAGGWPTPMTRVLRGKTLGIVGLGNIGKYVARVAGAFNMKVLAWGSRLTAEAAAQHGAERRELDDLMRCSDIISVHATLSPDSRGLIDAARLALMRPTAYLVNTARGPIVDERALYRALADGRIAGAALDVFDEEPLPAAHPLRRLSNVILTSHLGWPTDEMYGQFADAAADVLLGYLDGKYVPRFVPGY; this is translated from the coding sequence ATGCGTGTTGCCTTCCTGGATGATTTTCATTCCGCCTATCATGAGACGGCAGGCGTTCGGCGTTTGCGCGAACGAGCCGACGTCGAGATTCTGACCCAACCCTTTGGCGAAGCGTCCGCGCTCCGCGGATTCGATGCGCTGGTCGCGACCCGCGAACGGACGCGATTCACGAAGGAGCTTTTCGAACAATTGCCGGATGTGAAGATCATCGCCCAGACGGGCAATCATGCCTATCACATCGATCTCGCAGCGGCGGAGCGACGCGGCATTGTTATCGGCAAGGCGACGGGAGGTTTCTGCACCGCTGCCGGCGAGCTCGCCATCGGATTGATGATCTCGATCATGCGTCAGATCCCTTCCGTGGATCATGCCGTGAAGGCGGGAGGATGGCCCACGCCGATGACGCGGGTTCTGCGCGGCAAGACGCTAGGAATCGTGGGGCTGGGAAACATCGGCAAATACGTGGCGCGGGTCGCGGGCGCATTTAACATGAAGGTTCTGGCCTGGGGCAGCCGGCTGACAGCTGAAGCCGCAGCGCAACACGGCGCGGAGCGTCGCGAGCTCGACGACCTCATGCGCTGTTCGGACATCATCTCGGTCCACGCAACCCTCAGCCCGGACTCGCGCGGCCTGATCGATGCGGCAAGGCTCGCACTGATGAGGCCGACAGCCTATCTGGTCAACACGGCGCGCGGACCCATCGTCGACGAGAGGGCTCTATACCGCGCGCTTGCCGACGGCCGCATTGCCGGTGCCGCTCTCGACGTGTTCGACGAGGAACCCCTGCCCGCGGCTCACCCGCTGCGGCGGCTTTCCAATGTTATCCTCACGTCGCATCTCGGCTGGCCGACGGATGAAATGTACGGGCAGTTTGCGGACGCCGCTGCCGACGTCCTCCTTGGCTACCTCGATGGGAAGTACGTTCCGCGTTTCGTGCCGGGATACTAA
- a CDS encoding ATP-binding cassette domain-containing protein: protein MTPPILEAKGLHVAFNGVKAADDVSIAIHGGEFLAIIGPNGSGKTTLLNICTGYIRPKSGSVVLDGHDITHLSPRAIARRGVARAFQIPQLFSAQRVIDNMMLALAATDGLWSAVQPLETAKRRDEARALLDLVGLAGDADRISSTLPEGHRKLLDIAVALALKPRLLLLDEPTSGVSALERFPLMEALIAALRQRRITALFVEHDMDVVARYASRVLVWNAGNIMAEGRPDEVFSNAQVRQRVVGVA, encoded by the coding sequence ATGACGCCTCCCATCCTGGAAGCAAAAGGCCTCCACGTCGCATTCAACGGCGTCAAGGCCGCCGACGATGTCAGCATCGCGATCCATGGCGGCGAGTTCCTCGCGATCATCGGTCCGAACGGGTCGGGCAAGACAACGCTGCTCAACATCTGCACGGGGTACATCCGCCCCAAATCGGGCAGCGTGGTGCTGGACGGTCACGACATCACCCATCTGTCGCCACGCGCCATCGCGCGCCGCGGCGTCGCCCGCGCATTCCAGATCCCGCAGCTATTCTCCGCTCAACGCGTGATCGACAACATGATGCTGGCGCTGGCGGCAACGGACGGTCTGTGGAGCGCGGTCCAGCCGCTCGAAACGGCGAAGCGACGCGACGAAGCAAGGGCGTTGCTCGATCTGGTCGGGCTCGCCGGCGATGCCGATCGTATCAGCAGCACGCTGCCCGAAGGACATCGCAAGCTGCTGGACATCGCGGTTGCGCTGGCCCTGAAGCCGCGGCTCCTGCTGCTCGATGAGCCAACCAGCGGCGTGAGCGCCCTCGAACGCTTTCCGCTGATGGAGGCACTGATAGCAGCGCTGCGCCAGCGCCGCATTACCGCACTGTTCGTCGAGCACGACATGGACGTGGTCGCGCGTTACGCGAGCCGCGTCCTGGTGTGGAACGCCGGCAATATCATGGCCGAGGGCCGGCCCGACGAGGTGTTCAGCAATGCGCAAGTCCGCCAACGTGTCGTAGGGGTGGCCTGA